The DNA region CCGACCCGATCATCTTCGGTCACGCCGTCTCCGTTTACCTTGCGCCGTTCTTCGAAAAGCACGGCGCGGCGCTGAAAAAGCTGGGGGTGAGCCCCAATGGCGGCATCGGCTCGATCGAGGCGGCCATCGCTGGCCACGCCGAGCTCGAAGCAGATCTGAAAGCCGCGCTCGCCGCGGGCCCGGCCATGTACATGGTCAATTCCGACAAGGGCATCACGAACCTTCACGTCCCCTCCGACGTCATCATCGATGCCTCCATGCCCGCCGTGATCCGCGCGGGCGGCAAGGGCTGGGGCCCGGACGGGAACGAGGCGGACACCAAATGCGTGATCCCGGACCGCTGCTATTCCACGGTCTATGACGAGACGATCAACTTCTTCAAAGCCAACGGCGCCCTCGACGTGACCACCGCAGGTGCCGTTCAAAACGTGGGTCTCATGGCCCAGAAGGCGGAGGAATACGGCTCACACCCCACCACCTTCGAGATCCCGGAGGCAGGGACCATCGAGGTCGTCGCCGCCAATGGCGACGTGCTTCATTCCCACGCGGTCGCGCCCGGCGATATCTGGCGGATGTCGAGCGCCAAGAAGGCCCCCATCGAGGACTGGGTGAAGCTCGCCATCGAGCGTCAGGCCGCCACTGGCGCGCAGGCGATCTTCTGGCTCGACGCCCATCGTGCCCACGACGCGGAGCTCATCGAGAAGGTGAAGCCCCTCCTTGAAGCCGCTGGCGTCGCAGACAAATTCGAGATCATGGCCCCGCGCGAGGCGACCCGCCTCACGCTGGAAACCATCACGCAGGGCAAGGACAGCATCGCCATCACGGGCAACGTCCTGCGCGACTACCTCACCGACCTCTTCCCGATCCTCGAGCTCGGCACTTCCGCCAAGATGCTCTCCATCGTCAAGCTCATGCAGGGCGGCGGTCTCTTCGAAACGGGCGCGGGCGGCTCGGCCCCGAAGCACGTCCAGCAGCTCGTGGAAGAAAACCACCTCCGCTGGGACAGCCTCGGAGAGTTCTGCGCTCTGGGCGAGAGCTTCGATTTTCTCGCCAATGCCACCGGCAACGAGAAGGCCGCCGCGCTGGCCAAAGGCGTCGAGGCGGCCACGCAGGGCGTGCTCGATCATGAGCGCTCCCCGGGGCGCAAGGTCGGTCAGCCCGACAACCGCGACAGCCACTACTGGTTTGCCCGCTACTGGGCGGAAGCGCTCGCCACGGGTCCGCTCGGCGATCACTTCAAGCCCGTCGCCGAAGCCCTTGCCAAAGGTGAAGAAAAGATCGTTGCCGAGCTCGCCGAAGTCCGCGGCAAGCCCGCCGATATCGGTGGCTACTACAAGGCAGATCCCGAGAAGCTCGCCCGCGTCATGCGCCCCTCGGCCACGCTCAACGCGATCTTCGACT from Pseudomonadota bacterium includes:
- a CDS encoding NADP-dependent isocitrate dehydrogenase gives rise to the protein MSTFSGTDIVYTTVDEAPELASASLLPIVKFFAKAADVTVETRDISLAGRIIATFPEVLTDAQAQSDDLAALGDWVKTAEANVIKLPNISASVPQLEAAIKELQDKGYALPDYPADPKTDAEKAVRAKYDTIKGSAVNPVLREGNSDRRAATAVKNYAKANPHRMGKWSAASKTHVASMTGDDFYANETSTTVTAAQTGAATIRLNGKTLKDGVALAEGTVVDASFMSAAALRTFLEAEIASMEPGVLFSLHMKATMMKVSDPIIFGHAVSVYLAPFFEKHGAALKKLGVSPNGGIGSIEAAIAGHAELEADLKAALAAGPAMYMVNSDKGITNLHVPSDVIIDASMPAVIRAGGKGWGPDGNEADTKCVIPDRCYSTVYDETINFFKANGALDVTTAGAVQNVGLMAQKAEEYGSHPTTFEIPEAGTIEVVAANGDVLHSHAVAPGDIWRMSSAKKAPIEDWVKLAIERQAATGAQAIFWLDAHRAHDAELIEKVKPLLEAAGVADKFEIMAPREATRLTLETITQGKDSIAITGNVLRDYLTDLFPILELGTSAKMLSIVKLMQGGGLFETGAGGSAPKHVQQLVEENHLRWDSLGEFCALGESFDFLANATGNEKAAALAKGVEAATQGVLDHERSPGRKVGQPDNRDSHYWFARYWAEALATGPLGDHFKPVAEALAKGEEKIVAELAEVRGKPADIGGYYKADPEKLARVMRPSATLNAIFD